A single region of the Amphiura filiformis chromosome 7, Afil_fr2py, whole genome shotgun sequence genome encodes:
- the LOC140157183 gene encoding uncharacterized protein produces MAMKHLKPFSCAFCQLEHYSLDSLKTHVNRHLIKYVRARRYKSMFCQKSLSNSGELKRHVNNHWKLWCQCNNCLNIKETQKCFGENSVLGYHIRTHTKENPFQCEHCQKCFKQKPNLVTHIRTHTKEKPFQCEQCQKCFAQKASLVYHIRTHTKEKPFQCEHCQKCFIQKASLVCHIRTHTKEKPLQCDHCQKCFAARSSLVYHLRTHTNEKPFQCGHCQKCFADRSGLVYHIRTHTKEKPFQCEHCQKCFADRSGLVSHIRTHTKEKPFQCEHCQKCFTQKSSLVTHIRTHTKEKPFQCEYCQKCFAVRSVLVYHLRTHTKEKPFQCEHCQKCFADRNGLVYHIRTHTKEKPFQCEHCQKCFADRSGLVSHIRTHTKEKPFQCEHCQKCFTQKASLVCHIRTHTKEKPFQCDHCQKCFAIKPNLVRHIRTHTKEKPFQCEHCQKCFADRSGLLHHIRTHTTEMFC; encoded by the coding sequence ATGGCGATGAAACATTTGAAACCATTTTCTTGTGCATTTTGCCAACTTGAGCATTATTCTTTGGACAGCTTGAAAACCCATGTTAACAGACATCTGATTAAATATGTGCGGGCTCGTAGATACAAAAGTATGTTCTGCCAGAAAAGCTTGTCAAACAGTGGTGAGCTGAAAAGACATGTGAATAACCACTGGAAGCTATGGTGTCAATGTAATAACTGCTTGAATATCAAAGAGACACAGAAATGTTTTGGTGAAAACAGTGTTCTTGGgtaccacatcagaactcacaccaaagagaacccCTTTCaatgtgagcactgtcagaaatgttttaaacaaaaacctaaCCTTGTGactcacatcagaactcacaccaaagagaaaccatttcagtgtgagcaatgtcagaaatgttttgcacaaaaaGCTAGCCTTGTGTACCACATTaggactcacaccaaagagaaaccgtttcaatgtgagcactgtcagaaatgttttatacaaaaagCTAGCCTTGTgtgccacatcagaactcacaccaaagagaaaccccttCAGTGCGatcactgtcagaaatgttttgctgctAGAAGTAGCCTTGTGTACCACCTTAGAACTCACACCAACGAGAAACCGTTTCAATGTgggcactgtcagaaatgttttgctgataGAAGTGGCCTTGTGTAccacattagaactcacaccaaagagaaaccctttcagtgtgagcactgtcagaaatgttttgctgataGAAGTGGCCTTGTGtcccacatcagaactcataccaaagagaaaccatttcaatgtgagcactgtcagaaatgttttacacaaaaatCTAGCCTTGTGactcacatcagaactcataccaaagagaaaccatttcagtgtgagtactgtcagaaatgttttgctgttAGAAGTGTCCTTGTGTACCAccttagaactcacaccaaagagaaaccgtttcaatgtgagcactgtcagaaatgttttgctgataGAAATGGCCTTGTGTAccacattagaactcacaccaaagagaaaccctttcagtgtgagcactgtcagaaatgttttgctgataGAAGTGGCCTTGTGtcccacatcagaactcacaccaaagagaaaccgtttcagtgtgagcactgtcagaaatgttttacacaaaaagCTAGCCTTGTgtgccacatcagaactcacaccaaagagaaaccttttcagtgcgatcactgtcagaaatgttttgcaataaAACCTAACCTTGTGCGccacattagaactcacaccaaagagaaaccgtttcagtgtgagcactgtcagaaatgttttgctgataGAAGTGGCCTTCTgcaccacatcagaactcacactacagaaatgttttgctag